One Spiroplasma endosymbiont of Dioctria linearis DNA segment encodes these proteins:
- a CDS encoding HNH endonuclease family protein produces MQGYKNNALTGVQAYGGKLDVRPAYQREYVYKGEQREAVINTVLNNFPLNVLYWVDNGDDNFEVLDGQQRIISICEYVSNIFHIKSNYFHSLSNVEKDKILNYKLMVYFCTGTDKEKLDWFTTINIAGEQLSNQELRNAVYTGAWLSDAKRYFSAPGQGADKISKYYVNVQVNRQNLLELSLRWIILDKKMKTIEEYMSTHQLDNDANELWTYFRKVINWIETTFVDHYSEMKSVDWGRLYFKYSENSYNSSEFSIRVKELRRDDEVTSNKGIYEFLLSGEEKHLSLRAFTESQKISQYEKQNGQCFVCQKKFDIELMQGDHWIPWSKKGKTTPENLKMLCRDCNNIKSNK; encoded by the coding sequence GTGCAGGGTTATAAAAATAACGCCTTAACTGGTGTTCAGGCTTATGGTGGAAAATTAGATGTAAGACCAGCATATCAAAGGGAGTATGTTTACAAAGGTGAGCAACGTGAAGCGGTGATTAATACGGTATTAAATAATTTTCCGCTCAACGTATTATATTGAGTTGATAATGGAGACGATAATTTTGAAGTCTTAGATGGACAACAAAGGATTATAAGTATATGTGAATATGTTTCTAACATTTTTCATATTAAAAGTAATTATTTTCATAGTTTAAGCAACGTTGAAAAAGACAAGATATTAAATTATAAACTTATGGTGTACTTTTGCACGGGAACTGATAAAGAAAAGTTAGATTGATTTACTACTATTAACATTGCGGGTGAACAACTATCGAATCAAGAGCTTAGAAATGCTGTTTATACAGGAGCGTGATTAAGTGATGCTAAGAGATATTTTTCCGCTCCGGGTCAAGGTGCAGATAAGATTTCAAAATATTATGTAAATGTACAAGTCAATAGACAAAATTTATTAGAACTTAGTTTAAGGTGAATAATTTTAGACAAAAAAATGAAAACCATAGAGGAATACATGAGTACTCATCAACTTGATAATGATGCAAATGAATTGTGAACATATTTTAGAAAAGTTATTAATTGAATTGAAACCACTTTCGTTGATCATTATTCAGAAATGAAAAGTGTAGATTGAGGTAGACTTTATTTTAAATATAGTGAAAATTCGTATAATTCAAGTGAATTTTCTATTAGGGTAAAGGAACTTCGTAGAGATGATGAGGTCACTTCTAATAAAGGTATTTATGAGTTTCTTCTTTCTGGAGAGGAAAAACACTTGAGTTTGCGAGCATTTACAGAAAGTCAAAAAATTTCTCAATATGAAAAACAAAACGGACAATGTTTTGTTTGCCAAAAGAAGTTTGATATTGAATTAATGCAAGGTGATCATTGAATACCATGGTCGAAAAAAGGTAAAACAACACCAGAAAATTTAAAAATGTTATGCAGAG
- a CDS encoding adenine-specific methyltransferase EcoRI family protein — translation MAKNADLRKADKNKNDEFYTTLETIEDEIRYYPEKFLGKTVLCNCDDPELLSVLKNRISVKRFKIKTERTMFYERFKDKELLDNASSQFWVYFHKQFKFLGLKKLIATHYKEDGGKSYAMVYDGTGDDSNIYNFDMINFKTSNGDFRSDECIELLKESDIVVTNPPFSLFREFIDLMEEYGKQYSIIGNVNAITYKNVFPLIKENKVWLGKSIHSGDRWFAVPEHYGADAATVKIDKIGRKFIKVKGVRWYTNLDFAQRHEELVLTDKYDNSKNPKYDNYDAINVDVTKSIPENYYEPMGVPITFLDKFSPDQFEIIDGIGRYSIMSNKETKAAGNYLSMINGVAKYFRIIIKRKNK, via the coding sequence ATGGCTAAAAATGCAGATTTAAGAAAAGCTGATAAAAATAAAAATGATGAGTTTTATACAACCCTAGAAACTATCGAGGATGAAATTAGATATTATCCAGAAAAATTTTTGGGAAAAACAGTTCTTTGTAATTGTGATGATCCAGAACTTTTATCTGTTTTGAAAAATAGAATTAGTGTTAAAAGGTTCAAAATTAAAACTGAACGTACTATGTTTTATGAAAGGTTTAAAGATAAAGAACTTTTAGATAATGCTTCTAGTCAATTTTGAGTTTATTTTCATAAACAATTTAAATTTTTGGGGCTAAAAAAATTAATTGCAACTCACTATAAAGAGGATGGCGGAAAATCATATGCTATGGTCTATGATGGAACGGGCGATGATTCAAATATTTATAATTTTGATATGATTAATTTCAAAACTTCAAACGGGGACTTTAGATCGGATGAGTGTATTGAATTATTAAAAGAAAGTGATATCGTTGTTACAAATCCGCCGTTTAGTCTTTTTAGGGAATTTATAGATTTAATGGAGGAATACGGTAAACAATATTCCATTATTGGAAATGTAAACGCGATTACTTATAAAAATGTTTTCCCTTTAATAAAAGAAAATAAAGTTTGACTTGGGAAAAGTATACACTCAGGAGACCGATGGTTTGCTGTTCCAGAACATTATGGAGCCGACGCTGCAACTGTGAAGATTGATAAAATAGGTAGAAAATTCATAAAAGTAAAAGGAGTAAGGTGATACACTAACTTAGACTTTGCTCAACGTCACGAAGAACTTGTGTTAACTGATAAATATGATAATAGTAAAAATCCAAAATATGACAATTATGATGCAATTAATGTTGATGTTACAAAGTCAATTCCCGAAAATTACTATGAACCAATGGGTGTTCCAATTACATTCTTAGATAAGTTCAGTCCTGATCAGTTTGAAATTATTGATGGAATTGGAAGATATAGTATTATGAGCAACAAAGAAACAAAAGCTGCTGGTAATTATCTTTCAATGATTAATGGAGTAGCTAAATATTTTAGAATAATAATAAAAAGGAAGAATAAATAA